A window of Ranitomeya variabilis isolate aRanVar5 chromosome 2, aRanVar5.hap1, whole genome shotgun sequence contains these coding sequences:
- the LOC143808876 gene encoding uncharacterized protein LOC143808876 isoform X2, with amino-acid sequence MEEWDYVEGHWEQYKDVVVEELRPLVSPEYSRKCSEGNNILLLKSNVKDEEILYQSSKENLVTSNVHPEHLVKDKRSLKREKPYSCSECWKCFTTKYNLITHQRSHTGEQPYSCSECGKCFKTKYNLITHQRSHTGEKPYSCSECGKCFITKYSLITHQKSHTGEKKYSCPECGKCFAEKWNLVRHLKIHTGEKPYSCSECKKYFSSKHEVIKHQRIHTKEKLFSCSECKKYFSSKHEVITHQRIHTRESYFSCSECEKCFSKKSHLVKHERIHTGEKPFTCPECGKCFTEKSSLVRHQIIHTGVKPYSCSECKKSFSSKYHFICHQKIHRGEKPYSCSECAQCFSKKYHLVKHKRTHIGANPFTCPECGKCFTEKSSLVRHQIIHTGVKPYSCSECKKYFSSKYHLICHLKIHTGEKPYSCSECAQCFSKKAFLIRHQRIHIEEMLFSCSECGKCFADKSDLGVHERIHTGKKPHLCSECGKCFVSMSGLVRHERVHTGEKPYSCSECQKSFTSKSSVIAHGRIHTGETPYSCSVCQKSFSCKSSLTVHERIHTGEKPYSCSVCHKSFGSKSGIILHERIHTGEKPYSCSECGKCFRQKSSLNAHEKTHTGEKPYSCPECGKCFNTEDLLSDHQKDHTGENQFTCSECGICFIYESSLLRHKIVHDQSVDNVSLNESFQVKHRRSYIVEKPYSCSECGKCFISISDLVRHEISHTGEKPYSCSECGKCFRQKSSLNAHEKTHTGEKPYSCLECGKCFNTEDLLSDHQKDHTGENPFTCSECGICFIYESSLLRHKKIHVQSVDNGSLNESFQVKHQRSYTVEKPYSCSECDKCFTTEALLNDHQRDHTGENSFTCSECGICFIYESSLLRHKKIHVQSVNNVSLNESFQVKHQRSYTVEKPYSCSECGKCFISKDKLHSHQGGCT; translated from the coding sequence AATATTCAAGAAAGTGTTCCGAAGGAAATAACATATTATTGCTAAAATCTAATGTAAAAGATGAAGAAATCTTGTATCAATCCTCAAAAGAAAATCTTGTTACCAGTAATGTACATCCAGAACATCTTGTTAAAGATAAGAGAAGTCTCAAAAgagagaaaccatattcatgttcagaatgctgGAAATGTTTTACAACCAAGTATAATTTGATTACAcatcaaagaagtcacacaggagagcagccttattcatgttcagaatgtgggaaatgttttaaaacgAAGTATAATTTGATTACAcatcaaagaagtcacacaggagagaagccgtattcatgttcagaatgtgggaaatgttttataaccAAGTATAGTTTGATTACACATCAAAAAAGTCACACGGGAGAGAAAAagtattcatgtccagaatgtggaaaatgttttgcagaAAAATGGAATCTTGTTAGACATttaaaaattcacacaggggagaagccttattcatgctcagaatgtaaaaaatatttttcaagcaaACATGAGgttattaaacatcagagaattcatacaaaAGAAAAgctgttttcatgttcagaatgtaaaaaatatttttcaagcaaACATGAGgttattacacatcagagaattcatacaagAGAAAGttatttttcatgttcagaatgtgagaaatgtttttcaAAAAAATCTCACcttgttaaacatgagagaattcacacaggagagaagccatttacatgtccagaatgtggaaaatgttttacagaaaaatcaagtcttgttagacatcagataattcacacaggagtgaaaccgtattcatgttcagaatgtaagaAATCTTTTTCAAGCAAATATCATTTCATTTGTCATCAGAAAATTCATAGAggagagaaaccatattcatgttctgaatgtgcccAATGTTTTTCCAAAAAGTATCACCTTGTTAAACACAAGAGAACTCACATTGGAGCGAATCCATTTacatgtccagaatgtggaaaatgttttacagaaaaatcaagtcttgttagacatcagataattcacacaggagtgaaaccgtattcatgttcagaatgtaagaAATATTTTTCAAGCAAATATCATCTAATTTGTCATCTtaaaattcatacaggagagaaaccgtattcatgttctgaatgtgcgcAATGTTTTTCAAAGAAAGCTTTTCTTATTAGGCATCAGAGAATTCATATAGAAGAAATgctgttttcatgttcagaatgtggaaaatgttttgcagataaatcagaTCTTGgtgtacatgagagaattcacacaggaaagaagccgcatttatgttcagaatgtgggaaatgttttgtaagtATGTCAggtcttgttagacatgagagagttcacacaggagagaagccatattcatgttcagaatgtcagAAAAGTTTTACATCTAAATCAAGTGTTATTGCACAtgggagaattcacacaggagagacacCTTATTCATGTTCAGTATGTCAGAAAAGTTTTTCATGTAAATCAAGTCTTActgtacatgagagaattcacacaggagaaaagccttattcatgttcagtATGTCACAAAAGTTTTGGATCTAAATCAGGTATTATtctacatgagagaattcacacaggagagaagccctattcatgttcagaatgtggaaaatgttttcggCAGAAATCATCTCTTAATGCTCAtgagaaaactcacacaggagaaaagccgtaTTCAtgcccagaatgtgggaaatgttttaatactGAAGATCTGCTAAGTGATCATCAAAAAGATCACACTGGAGAGAATCAATTTACATGTAGCGAATGTGGGATCTGTTTTATATATGAATCAAGTCTTCTCAGACATAAGATAGTTCATGATCAGAGTGTGGACAATGTTTCTTTAAACGAATCCTTTCAGGTGAAACATCGGAGAAGTTACATAGTAGAGAAGCCGTACTCATGCtccgaatgtggaaaatgttttataagtatatcagatcttgttagacatgagataagtcacacaggagagaagccctattcatgttcagaatgtggaaaatgttttcggCAGAAATCATCTCTTAATGCTCAtgagaaaactcacacaggagaaaaaccGTATTCATGcctagaatgtggaaaatgttttaatactGAAGACCTGCTAAGTGATCATCAAAAAGATCACACTGGAGAGAATCCCTTTACATGTAGCGAATGTGGGATCTGTTTTATATATGAATCAAGTCTTCTGAGACATAAGAAaattcatgttcagagtgtggacAATGGTTCTTTAAATGAATCCTTTCAGGTGAAACATCAGAGAAGTTACACAGTAGAGAAGCCGTACTCGTGCTCCGAATGTGATAAATGTTTTACTACTGAAGCCCTGCTAAATGATCATCAAAGAGATCACACTGGAGAGAATTCCTTTACATGTAGCGAATGTGGGATCTGTTTTATATATGAATCGAGTCTTCTCAGACATAAGAAAATTCATGTTCAGAGTGTGAACAATGTTTCTTTAAATGAATCATTTCaggttaaacatcagagaagttaCACAGTAGAGAAGCCGTACTCCTGCTccgaatgtggaaaatgctttattAGCAAAGACAAACTTCATAGTCATCAGGGAGGTTGCACATAG